Part of the Lotus japonicus ecotype B-129 chromosome 6, LjGifu_v1.2 genome, cggtgcactgtttaaAAACacgaggggtagaaacatcgataaaaatagggtagaggcagaatttgcacaaacttgaaacatcaggggccaaacatgctttttagcctaaaatatatataaattgaataattctaaatagttagtgtatattttttttaaaaaaaattgtatattggaaaacacaaaaagtcgtttgaattaattttttgaataggtaactggatttaaatttaagacatttataaaaaaaatcacatgttgacaaaaaatatgaagaaaaatacaaCAAGTTATCCATGCACATGttgacctttttaaattttagatttgattaggatttaagttgtttacctattgattttttcttgggtattttattttattttattttgggagtattaattattttttatcgtatttttattgaatttttggatttttatttaattcatgaatttatgagtttttattgtgatttgctagatttttgtagtttttatctatctttagttagtacctttataaattttagatttgattagaatttaggttgtttatttcttgattatattttggatcttttattttatttttgatttattttgaggttattaattaatttttatggtgtctttattgaatttttagatttttatttaatttatgatttataaatttttattgtgatttgctagattttgatagtttttatctatctttaattagtacctttttaaattttagatttgattagaatttaggttgtttatttcttgattttttcttaatttgtcttatttttattaaatattaattccaGGAAAAGGGAgctgatttggtgctgagggtccataaagctaccatggacacgcagagatttgatggttGTTAGGTGAATTTGACAGAGTTTCTCATTAGCTGCAGACTACGGTTGTTTCTATATTGTTTCCATTTATCACCTAAGAGAAGtgtgtttacttaaattttcaaactcatgtaaGGATGTAACAGAAGGGGAAATTAATCAGGGACTGCTAAGTTAGTTAGATGTTATTATAGTAGTTACTTAGTACTAGGACGAGATGAGTTATAAATAGAGGGAAATCAAATTAGAGGAACACATTATGTAGCATTATATATCTCATTAAGTATGTCCTTTAGTATCTGAAAACATTGTTAAAGTATGGTATTGAACATGTCTTAAGCACAAGAGAAAGTTCTTCATGCAACACATAgataaaaagtgattgtttgaacttaTAGGTCGAAATCTAATTCATATGAgtggtaaataaaaaatcaatatgatgtcattacttttttcataactttttgaaaattttaaaaagaaataaatataaaggcatgataatttgatgattaaaatgtgtcGTGCGGAGATTATaaaacattaatacatatatagtgtatttttttaagttaaaCTATAAGGTTAAGAGTTCCCACGGggatgaacattttacatgaaaattcatgtaaaattaatagaaaaagcTCCTACGGGGCAAAAAGCTAGAAATAAACCAAGGTATTGATCCATGCCTcaaacacaagagcaaatttcaccgtaaaaacactagaaatattTGTTCTGAAGATGCACACAATTTTCTATTGCTTATCTttctgaaacctaaaagcgactgttgtttgtatttgcgtataattttcaattgatatgttttaattttaaactactatAATGCTACCTACGTGATATTtcaatttatataaaaagtaccattataattttttatacaatcattatattctaaactaattgattgatattattttaatagaaaaatttaatataattaattttagtattgttttcaaaattttaagagtgtatatttatatatgtttataactataataattggatagtaagaaaagtacgaggaataaataatattaatacatatgtactataaaattatgacctaaatttattagtgctaacaaattagagttacaagatctcacggggaggaacattttatatgtaaaatgaaaatttgtaggagttaaaaaaaataataattcattttttctataacttaagtgtatttttaataatttaaacaataattatatatttatttattgttacatatctaaaacaccaaagcattaccctttatgcaacacgagtatacatcttcacaaacaaaattcagttatacctcacatatgcaaaacttaaagcttttggcttattaacttctgtgtttttcaaaatctttatattagttaatgaagtgtatgcttacaaaacactaaaattgagtgtctgaatttgtgctctttaaatatctacatctttattatcattgttcttacattcttagcatcttaaatattttataatttaaaatattaatcgatgtatcaaatacaataacaaattccccgtgcaacgtacgagtaaaaaaaaaaactagtatattagaaaagaagaacttctatcaggctgatttagtggcgtgtcattctcacgttaattcttagtgacgtgtctttctcacgttaattctcataaaaaaaatttcacgtgtcattctcaggttaattctcataaaaaaatacatttttaaattttagatttgattaccCTTATCTGAATTTTGCAATTGAAACTAGTTCATCTTCTgccctgtttttttttttcgaaaataagGAGCTTGCGGTGTCTTCTCTGTATGAGTCAAATCCCCATCTCGCATTTCAAGGTATTCAGTTCTCTACTCTTTCTCTTCTTGCTTTGGATGATCAATATTTATTTGGGTtcttattttctgttttcattttatttctttgttctttTCTGAGTAGGAGGAAGAGAATCCTAACGAGAAGAAACTATAAGAACCCAATAATTgacaagagaagaaagaagaatctAAGTTCGTGTGAGTGGTGAGTTTCTGATTCAGGTTCAATGTGAGAATTTTTTATAAGCTTTTCCCCCTCTAGATTGTGATTACTTCATTGGTGAGATTCATGCTAGATTGTGGAGACCCCAAGTTACAGGTGCTCGGAGCTGCTTGCTGATTTTCCCTATGGCTTCAACTCAGATATTTGGTATCAAAGATCTCTTTTATGTTTAATCATTCATTATATTTCTTTTCAAGTTGGTTATGATGCATGAAGGCTAATTAATTGACATTCCTTCTCTTTTGAGTTAATTTGCTAGCCAAGATAAGATGAGAACGCTTAAATGATGAAATTCAAATCCTTTCTTCACTAGATTTCAGTTTCATTGACATGTTGAACTTAGCTGTCATTGTTTATCCTTATTTTCttataagtttttcttttcatttgtgtatcaggtttttcttcattgttatgAGATAATTATGCTTCATTCTATGAGCCTGTCTCCTCAATTGCGGTTGCTTTGCATTAAGGAAGTTGAGTCTGGTCAAGTATTGTGATAATTTTTAAATGCTATCATCATCATTGTCCTTCGGTTTGGATCTTTGGTCTACAAACTTTATTTTTCCGGTGAAAGAAAGTTTTGGCAGAATGAGGGATTGATCCCATCTCAAAGTCTAAAGAAAAGTTTTTATGGTATTTGTAGTGAGTAGTTTCTTTTAGTTGTAGAATATATAAGGTTTtatatcatattttatatttaatcgAGACTTTTTGATTAAAAGACAAATTTTCAGTGAACTGTGTTTTTGTGTCAGAATaacttttctcttttcttccaaGTTTATTAGTCGGTGATGCATCATAATATTATGACAATCTAACTATTAAATGGTAGCTTAATGGTGTATATTATTTGACTTGAAAGCAGGGGCGGAGGCATGAATTTCAGAAAGAGGGGATTAAGATATAAAGGAACataatttgtaagaaaatttcaatttttatcaactaaagaatgtgcaaaaaaaaaaacaaaaaacaaaacaagaatGAAGTAGCAGCCCAACCTAAGAAAAAACTCCTTTGTTGAAGGCCAAAACTTAAAGTGGACATTTTATAAATAGTTGGTGTGCataatttttataactttttttacaAGCAAAACACTAACCACAAATTTAATCTCATATAATCAGACCGATTAACAAGGTTATTAAAATTGGACCGTTGATCAAATCGGTGAGGGAATTGGTTCACCGTTCATTAGATCAATCGTAGTTAGTTGAATTGTGGTCTGAACGGTATAGccgctataaattaaatatatcatttaaaaaaattatatagtagattacaaaaattgatattaaataattatcaaattttaactgagaagttaaatttatatttacctTAAATATCATAGATTCAAATTGATTTCAAATAGTTTTAGATGATTTTTTGCATTTAACACAAAAAAATGCTATCAAATGCTTCGTATAAGTTAAAActattcttttatatttttattactaTGTTGGAAAGAGGTGCAACTCTAATGTCAAAAAAAGTGCAGCCCAATAGCTTTCCCGTCTAATAAAAAAGGCTCATATGTAACAAAACCCTAATATCTATTTCTAATTTCAATTGTTAGTGAATAACACAGAGGTTTAAAAGAATGTCCACTGAATCTGAAAGAGAAACACAAACAACATAGAGATCACCCCTTCCTCTCAACTCAACCTTCTCCTCCCTTCTCTCCTTCTCAAGTCTCACACTgcttaacttttttttcttgagACATTCCTAAAATTCAGGGGTGACTAAGCATGGACAAGTCACCCATGTGCCTCCGCCACTGCTTGAAAGTGAGTTATGTCATGGAAAATCTCTCTTCACTTCCATGTATGTAATTTATGGCTTATGCTCCATAAACTAATCTCAGTGTAACATTTAAAATTATGTGTCGTACGACGACTAGAGAACTATTAATATATTCGCATACAAataatttcatgttaaaactaacataaaaattaattttaatatcatttcaatactttttttagtttttaaaaccaACTTTAGATGTAAATATAATTAACTGTTTAGGGTTAAAGAATTAAAAGTTCATACAAGGAAAACAAGCATGAAAAATTTAATAgagaaataagttttgatataatttctatactatacaacacaatatgatgtttttatttttgggcaactctcaatttgatgataaatttttttgtgcggagattagaaaaactttagtacatatataatttatatttatttatgtttcaaGAATTAAAAGTTCATACGAGGGGAACGAGCATAgagaaataagttttgatataatttctatGCAACATCTGGAAGCCAAAATAAGTCTTAATGATAGTTTATCTTTTTGGCcactttatattagttaattcagtATATGCTTACAAAGCACTATaattgagtgtctgaatttatgttttttaaatatctacatccttattatgattgttcttacattcttagtatcttaaattttttataatttaaaatattgattgatgTTTCAAAGACAATAGACAAAttacccgtgcaacgcgcgggtaaaaaacactagtaactATTATATCCTTTGAATTGAATGTATTAAGATCTTTGCTAATTGGAATACTTCAAGTTTCAAAAAATTACTATGCATGGTTGCTaagtgaaaaataatttatatatcaaAGATGATTTATAGAAGATAGCGAATATTCTAGTATAAGTGTGAAACTATCTGAGATAAAAGCTTACACTATGAGAGGTCAAGAGGGATAAGGGATTACATGCATGGGTCTTCATATTCGTAGATAAAAGCTTGAACTATGAATAAAaatctaaattaattataaacCCATGTAATCCCTCTTGGCACTGCTCTGGCTTTAATTTCTATTCACCTTAATTAAAGACGACACTATAACAAAAGTAGTATGAGTAAGGAAGATTGAAAACGCAAAAACTATAATGGTAAGTGCTAAGTACAAGAGATCAACTAACAAAGGTTTTTGCAACCAAAACAAATTAATGAAGACTTAGTCACATCAACGAATGAGGTAAAatataaagaaagaaaagaaatttaACTAATTAACTAGAATATTGAACAGAGAAATTGAAGcacttcttgtatggattccaaTGAAGTTTAATTTCATGGAATCCTCCTAAACTGTATACTCCTAAACTGCTTATCAGATAAAATCCTCTGGCGAGGCACCTCTTCACATCACATAATTAATTATTCTAGCTGCATGATTCTCTAGTCACAATCATGGGATTAATGTTGCTTATTGTTGCATTGATATTCACTTTATGCTGCAGAGAACCTGGTGCAGAACAAAAGTTTAAGGACATTAGTAATGCATATGAGGTAAAACTAAGCTTATTGAACGTAGCTTGCCCCAATTATTGTCTAGTCATGATCTTCTGTAACATGAATTCTTTTGCAGGTCCTATCAGATGATGAGAAACGGTCCATATACGAGAGGCTGGGCTTAAAGGTCAAGGAATGGGTATGGGGGTAAGTTACCTCTAAAGATGATGGATAGTTTTAATTTCTTATCAAATATTCCTCTTTCTTAAAATAGAATAATCTTTGTGTTGTCAGGATTTCACCAGTCCTTTTGACCTCTTTGAGACACTGTTTGATGGCATGAATAGTGGTGGCATGGGCGGTAGAGGTTCTTGGAATGGGGCAGTTGATGGTGAAGATGAGTATTACAGTCTACTATTGAACTTCAAAGAAGCTGTTTTTGGAGTGGAGAAGGAGATAGAGATTAGGCGATTAGAGAACTGCGGAACATGCAATGGTACAGGAGCTAAACCAGGGACCAAATCATCCAGGTGTAGCACTTGTGGTGGTCAGGGCCGGGTTGTGTCATCAACAAGGACTCCATTAGGTATCTTTCAGCAGTCTATGACCTGCTCTTCTTGCAATGGGACTGGAGAAACTTCAACACCTTGCAGTACACATGTTCTGGAGACGGGCGAGTGAGGAGAACAAAGCATATAAGTCTCAATTAGGTCCCTGCTGCCTGCTGGTGTGGATTCCGATAGCCGTTTAAGGGTCCGAAATGAAGGCAATGCCGGAAGGCGTGGCGGTTCTCCTGGTGACCTCTTTGTTGTTCTTGAAGTTATTCCAGATCCTGTGCTTAAACGAGAAGACAACAACATTTTATACACATGTAAGGTGTCTTACATTGATGCTATCTTGGGGACTACAATTAAGGTTCCTATGGTAGACGGCATGGTGGATTTGAAAATCCCAGCTGGTACTCAACCAAGCTCAACACTTGTTGGGTACTTGGGTTGGGGGTTTTGAAGGATTATACTTCATACAATgccatctttatttttttagatGTTGGTTACAAATGTTATTTATAAAGGGAAAATAACTTAAACATATTTTCCACATTAAGTTAATTTTCGCTACAATTCAAGCAATTACAGCATTAATACATAGGCCACCTCCAACGGTAATTGCTAAATGAAAGCATTTGAGAGCAACTGGAATATGGACTTTTTACCGTTGGAGAGCAAGGTAATCAAAGAAGCAAGAGTAGATTTGTCTGTGCAAGTTGCCAAGCTAATTTGGAGTTCTAAGTAacttttttatgttatttaacTTAGTGGTAGGTAGATAGTAAATAATAAAATGTAGGGTAAAATACACTTAAcccttaaggtttgttagaGTTACACTAAACCCTATTCATGCTCAAAATATACACTTCACTCCATCTTCTCTTAACCTCACTTttaaaaatgagaagaaaatatTCCTCTGAACTCAAGATAAATCATAGTTTTTTTGTTAACGAAAAAAAATCCTCATAATATTAcgtatcaattttttaaaattttgctCGGATTGAGATTTAACAGAGATATTATGCTGTACCCCTCTCATTTTGTTTTgtcaatttatttttatatgaataataactgaatttgattttttttacatggatttgattttcattaagatcgttttttattttattttcaaataattttttttaaataattcaacgcataaattttatttcatttcggTTATAaagtatattaaatattaaaaatattgattctaaataataaaatgaaagtaaataaatgtaaatattttgtttaaaaaaatgtaaGCAGTATTACACGGATATTCGTTCaactataatattttttttataactaaCGAATATTGATAAATAATCCAAAATAAAATTTCTCTATCAAATGGAGATTTTACTAGAAATTAAAGATGATTTTCTAAACACCGTAAAGAAGACACAATGAAGTGAAAACACAAAAACAAACAAGAATTAATATGCTTATAATGGAGTGGTAAGTACTAAGTTCTGGAAATCAACTAACTAACAAATGTCTTTGCAATGAAAACAAAAGAAGACTAGTACCCATGcataattaaaaaagaaaataaaggaaaTTGCACTAATTAGACGAATAATGAACTGAAAAATTGAAGCAGTTCTTGTTTGGATCCCAATGAAGCTTAATTTCATCACCTTTCTTCAAACCCCTTCTTTTGACAAAATCTTTAGTCCAATTGTCAATGAAAACATAACTTCCAGAAGAATTCCAAAGCTTGAAAACCAAGTAATGTGAGGATTGGGTGTCCACGTCCCAAATCAAGATTTTAGTTCCGTTTTCAGTATAAACCTGCATTTGGGCATCACGAGTCAACACAGGAAGCACTAAGTCCTCAGCCAAGTCTTTGGGAATCAAGAGTCTACTCAAGTAACCAAGATCACTCTGTGTCAGCTTCTTCTTTATCTTCCATGGATCATCACAAAGCATCAATTCAGGGGATTCCACTACTGCTGCTGCATGTGATATCTCTTCAGCTCTACGATGTTGTTGTTTTTCTCTTGAATCATCATCCTCAACCGGATTGTTGGAGGAACAGGCTATGATGCTCTTGGCACATGGGCAAGCACCCAGTGTTAAATGAACACAAATGCTTTCAGGAACGCAAGCCATCGTCAAACAGAAGCAAAGATATCAAACTAAAAACAATTAAGGTGAATGACAAATGAATATAACAAAGGAGAAGAAtaccacaaatatatatagaaaacTTGAGGATCCTTCATTTATTTATATCTGAACAGTATAATTAATTAGGAAACATATCTTTTGtatcttaaatattttaaatttgaaacaaaTATCTCAAATGTATTTTAGAATATTATATTACTGTGATGATTATTTTCCTGATATTTATTTAGTAAATCTCATATAATTTCGGAACATATCTTCTCACAATCTTCGACAAGTTTTTGAAGATTTCAGTAAATTAAACCCCCAATTACTCTCCTCCTTCACCTATGTGAGATCTGAAAGTGGCCTAtacgtttttttttaatcaaatcaagtatttcattttttaatctcatttaaattttttttcaacCATTTGTATTGCATAATATCACGTCTATTTTTTGTGTGCTAATAATATAGTAATATCACATATTTGATAAATAATTACGAAATTATGTAtgtaattgtatttttttacaTTTATCTTCATTCGATCTACTCTAgttattttaatatttgttcCCGGCCtatcaaaaataataattattatcttactggaaaagtaaaatcaatatttgttaCAAATACTTTTATATAACACGAAGGGTAAGAGCTGTGAGACATATGAGTTAAGGAGGGAAATGTTTAGGGagttaatttatctttccgatgcaTTAAAAAATGGTTAAATGCATTTCAAATTGGACTGGGCGGGTATAAAGACTCATGCCCGCCCAAAACAAGTAGTCAGCCGGACGAAGGAAGACATGGCGGGAACTGGTGTACACTGAGGATTCTCGCTCCCCTTTATGCGGACccgcaagccagctggaagattcttctggatttgtcttatatgcatagggatttgggTTCTAGTTGTCAGGCCAAAATGTAGGAAAAGTTCATATCATGACcataccctctataaaagggaaggtcatcaccttgtactagAGACTTTTGAACAATTAATGAGAATATACCATTTTTATTGCATCTttactattttagtgctctgctagggtttgcttttCATTCCTCTTCTTACGTAAGCTTACCTTAggacagaacattggcgccgtctgtggggatcaaACCCACGACCACGTGGTTAAAAGCCACGGGCGTGATACCCGTTATCACTTCTTGTGCTTTCCTCGGAGCGTTGTTTTTAAGATCTTCTAAGTTTACGTAGTCAGGCGGCATTGATCGTCGCCTGACACCTGGATCGTCCCCAACTAATGTGGATACAAACaaatggtgtgagtaccacaaaaCGTTGGGGTACACcacggataattgttggaacttgcggcgggaaattgatcggtTGATCAAGGCTGGCCATCTGGCGAATTTTGTTAAA contains:
- the LOC130725060 gene encoding B3 domain-containing protein At2g33720-like encodes the protein MACVPESICVHLTLGACPCAKSIIACSSNNPVEDDDSREKQQHRRAEEISHAAAVVESPELMLCDDPWKIKKKLTQSDLGYLSRLLIPKDLAEDLVLPVLTRDAQMQVYTENGTKILIWDVDTQSSHYLVFKLWNSSGSYVFIDNWTKDFVKRRGLKKGDEIKLHWDPNKNCFNFSVHYSSN